A segment of the Sphingomonas cannabina genome:
GCTTCTTCACGCCCTACGGGCGCTATCTCGCGCTCGAGCGGATGATCGAGCGGCCGCTCGATATCCACGGCGTCTCCGTAGTGCCGCTGCGGACGACCGCGCGGTTCCAGTGGCGGCTCAACTGGTCGAAGGGGCATGTCAGCGCCCGCGAGCTCCAGAAGGCGCTGGCGCTGGTCGAGGCGGTGCCGGCGGGTAGCGTGGTGCTGCTCGCCTGCCATCATCCGCTGATCGAGGGCGGCACGCTCGCCAACGCCCGCACCCGCGGCGGCCGCCGCGCGCTGGCGGCGCTGGCGACGGCCGGGATCGACGCGGTGCTGAGCGGGCATGTCCATGATCCGTTCGATATCCCGCATCAGGTGGGTGGCCGGACGGTGCGGCTGATTGGCGCCGGCACGCTCTCCAGTCGCACGCGCGCGAGTCGGCCGAGCTTCAACGAAGTGCGGATCGACGGGCGCGAGATCGAGGTGATCGCGCGGGTGATGGATGGGCCGGATGTCGAGCTGACGGCTGAGACAGCTGTGACCTAAGCTATCTCCGTCACCCCGGCGAAGGCCGGGGTCCACCATGCAGCGAGCTCCACGGCTGGAAGCTCATGTCCAGTGCTTGCCGGCCGGTGGCCCCCGGCCTTCGCCGTGGTGACGGTGGAATGTGGCTCGGCCACGAACGAAAAGGGCGGCCCGTTGCCAGGCCGCCCCTCGCATTCCAAGTGGAAAAGCCGTTAACGCTTCGAGAACTGGAAGCTGCGGCGGGCCTTGGCCTTGCCGTACTTCTTGCGCTCGACGGTGCGGCTGTCGCGGGTCAGGAAGCCGGCGGCCTTGACCGGGCTGCGCAGCGCCGGCTCGTAGCGGGTGATCGCCTGGGCGATGCCGTGCTTGACCGCGCCGGCCTGGCCCGAAAGCCCGCCGCCCTTGACGGTGGCGACGACGTCATACTGGCCCTCGCGCCCGGCGACGCCGAACACCTGGTTGATGACGAGGCGCAGCGTCGGACGCGCGAAATAGACTTCCTGATCGCGGCCGTTGATCGTGATCTTGCCGGTGCCGGGCTTCAGCCACACGCGGGCGACCGCGTCCTTGCGGCGGCCGGTGGCATAGGCGCGACCGAACTTGTCGAGCTCCTGCTGGCGCAGCGGCGTGGTCGGCTGGGTCTGGACCGGCGCGACGGCGACCTCACCGGCCGTGGCCGGAGCGGCGGCCGGCTCCTGGCCGGCGGCGATGGCGCCGAGATCGGCGAGGGACTGGCGATTGTCGGACATTATGCGCCCACCTTGTTCTTGCGGTTCAGCGCCGCGACGTCGAGAACCTCGGGGTTCTGCGCGGCGTGCGGATGCTCGGCACCCCTGAAGATGCGCAGGTTGCGCATCTGCTGGCGGCCCAGCGGACCGCGCGGGATCATGCGCTCCACGGCCTTCTCCAGGATGCGCTCGGGGAACTTGCCCTCGAGGATCTTGTCGGCGCGGACTTCCTTGAGGCCGCCCGGATAGCCGGTGTGCTTGTAGTAGAGCTTCTGCGTCAGCTTGCGGCCGGTGAATTTCACCTTGTCCGCGTTGATGACGATGACGTTGTCACCGCAATCGACGTGGGGCGTGAAGCTGGTCTTGTGCTTGCCGCGCAGCAGATTGGCGATGATCACCGCGGCGCGGCCGACCACCAGACCGTCGGCATCGATCAGATGCCACTTCTTCTCCACCTCATGCGGCTTGGCCGACTTGGTGGTCTTCATCAGCGCCTTCATGGGCCTTGGACCTCTATCACAGAAAAGCAGCACGCCGCCCCATCGGGAGCGGCGCGGATGCGGCCCTTTGTTCGATGGGCGGCGGAAAGTCAAGCAAAGCGCGGCTTTGCTGACGGGTATTATTTTACCCGATCGTTGCGGAGAAGGTGCGGACCTGCCGCACGGTGCCGGCATCGCTCTCGATCTCCGTCGTCTGGCTGGTGTCGAGCACCAGGCCTGTAGCGGGATCGGCGCGCTGGGTCAGGCGGAAGGTGACGCGCCGATCGGCGGAGCCTCCGTTCAGCTCGCGGGTGGTGAGGATATGCCCATCCGCGGTGCGTTCGCTGCGTTCGGTGCCGGTAAGCGGTGTCGCGACGCCATCGGGTGCACGCATGGTGAGCGTGATCGGATGGAGAGCGCGCGTCTCTGTCGCTGCAGCCTTGGGATCGATCAGCGGAGAGAGGGTGCTGGCCAGCATGGCGAGCTGACGTTCCGGCGGCAGCGAGCGCAGCATGACCACCGGCGCCGGATCGGCGCTGCCCGGCGCCCTTCCTGGCTTGCGGCGTCTGATGGCGTCGGCGATCGCGTCGACCACGTGCGTCCACAGCGCCTCGCGGTCGGCGACGGCGAGGGGCTGGCCGGCGCCGTCGAGCGTTATCGTCATGCGGCGTCCGATCAATGCAGACAGCCCGGCCTCGGCGATGGCGCTGCTGGCGTTGGCGGCTTCGCCCGAGGCGGACAACGTATCGACATCGGCGACGTAGCCGCCGTCACGGGCATGGAAGACGACGCGGCGGGTGGTGGCGAAGCGGCTCTCCGCGCCGTCGAGGGTGCGCGTTTCCGCGACGGTGAGCGTGATCGGTCGCTCGACCGGTGGGGCAAAGGCCGGCGCGGCCGACATGATGGCGAGCAGGGCCGCAAGCAACGCGCTCATCGGGTGGACGCGGCGATCCATGCCGCCAGCGCTTCCCCGGCAGCGGCGGGAACGATCTCGATCGCCGGCAGGTCGTAGCTGTGGCGCTCGGCGATGCGCGCGACGAGACGAGGCGCGACGGCGATCGTGGTCTTGAACAGCGCCTGCACTTCCTCGGCGCGCTCGACCTTGCCGTGCCAGCGATAGATCGAGGTGCAGGGCGCGGCGATGTTGACACAGGCGGCGAGCTCTTCCTCGACCATCGCCGTGCCGATCGTCTCCGCCTCGCCCCGATCGGCGAAGGTCGCCAGCACCAGCGCGATGTCGCTCATCGCCGCCCGGCCGCGTGTGCGCCCCAGACGGTGGCGATCAGCAGGAGCGTGCCGACGAGCTGGTGCAGCGCCGCCAGCCAGATCGGCACGCCGCTCATTACGGTGGCGATGCCGAGCAGGATCTGAAGGCCCACCGCCGAGTGAATCGCGATCGATGCGCGTCGGTCACCCGCCGCCCGGGCCTTGCGCGCCAGCACCACCAGCCCGGCGAAGGCGATCCACGCCCACCAGCGGTGGATGAAGTGGACGAGGAACGGATCGTTGACCGCCGCGTCGAGGACGGAGCGGCCGGCGAGCGTCTCGGAGGGGAAGAGGCGGCCGTTCATCAGTGGCCAGTCGCTGGCGGCCAGCCCGGCGTCGAGCCCGGCCATCAGCGCGCCATAACCGAGCTGGACGAACAGCAGCACGAGCACGATCGCGCCTACGACAGTCAGCCGCGCCGGTTTGTCAACGGAGGTGCGGACGAGGGCGCGTAGATCGAGCGCAGTCCAGACGATGCCGCTGAGGATGACCAGCGCGGTGAGGAGGTGGATGGCGAGACGGATGTGGCTGACGTCGGTTCGCACCGACAGGCCCGAGGTCACCATCCACCAGCCGATCGCGCCCTGCAGCCCGCCCAGCGCGAGCAGCGCCGTCAGCCGCCAGCCATAGCCGCGCGGGATCTGCTTGCGGATCCAGAACCACAAGAGCGGCAGCGCGAAGGCGAGGCCGATCATCCGCCCGAGCAGCCGATGCAGATATTCCCAGAAGAAGATGCCCTTGAACTGGGCAAGCGTCATCCCCCGGTTGAGCTGCTGATATTCGGGAATGCGCTGGTAGTTGGCGAACTCGGCCTGCCACTGCGCGTCGTTGAGGGGTGGGATGACGCCGCTGATCGGCTTCCATTCGGTGATCGACAGCCCCGACTCGGTGAGCCGGGTGATGCCGCCCACCACCACCATCGCCACGATCAGCGCGGCCACGACATAAAGCCAATGGACGAGCGCCATCGGGCGGGCGGTCGGCGGGTCGAGCGGAGGCCGGAGCATCGCGGCGAGTTAGCGGAGTGGGGGTGTGAGGCCAAGCGGATTGGTGGGAGGAATGCCAAGATGACATTTGTCACCGCAAATCAGGTGGCCGGTTCGGGACGCTGGCAGACGAACTCGACGAGCCGTCCATCGGGGTCCCGAAGATAGCCTGCATAGTAATTGGGGTGGATATGCGGCGCGAGCGCAGGCGCGCGGTCCAGCGTCAGCCCTGCCGCTTCCGCCTCGGCATAGACGCGGTCGACCGTGGTGCGATCGGGCACGGCGAGGGCGAAATGGACATGCGAGACCGGATCGCCCTCGGCGATGAACAGGTCCAGCGTGGTGCCGTCGCCGAAGCCCTTGGACGGGCCGTCGACCTGAAGGGTGTAACCGAGCGGCGCCAGGGCGCGGGCGTAGAAGGCCACGGTCTCGACGGGCTTGCGCGTATAGAGTTCGAGATGATCGATCACCGGCGTCTCCTTGTATGGAGGCGGTAGTCTATCGCGCGGGCGCGACGCGATCTTGGCATGAGATGCGGGAAATGTGATCGTGATCGATCGTCTGCCCCCGCAGGTTTGAGGACATCCGATGACCATCCCCCTCGACGACGCCGATCTCACGATCCTGCGCCTCTTCCAGGAGGATAGCGCTACGCCGATTCGCGCGCTCGCCGAGGCGGCGGAGCTGTCGGTGCCGTCGGTGCAGCGCCGGCTGCGGCGCTTGCGCGAGGCTGGGGTGATCGAGCGCGAGATCGGTGTGCTCGCGCCGGCCGCGCTCGGGATGGCGATGACGTTCGTCGTGCTGGTCGAGCTCGAGCGCGAGCGGCTCGACCAGCTCGATGCCTTCCGCCGCCGCGCGCTGCGCGATCCCAATGTCCAGCAATGCTATTACATCACTGGCGAGGCCGATTTCGTGCTGATCTGCCTCGCGCGCGACATGGCCGAGTTCGAGGCGCTGACGCAGCGCCTGTTCTTCGCCGACGAGAATGTCCGCCGCTTCCGCACCTCGGTGGTGCTCAGCCGCACCAAGGTGGGGCTGAGCCTGCCGATCGGCGAATGAGCAGCGGCGAGGCGCTTACAGCACCTCGAACAACCCGGCCGCGCCCATGCCGCCGCCGATGCACATCGTCACCACGACGTATTTGGCGCCGCGGCGCTTGCCCTCGATCAGCGCGTGGCCGGTGCAGCGCGCGCCGGTCATGCCGTAGGGATGGCCGATCGAGATCGAGCCGCCGTTGACGTTGAGCAGCTCGTTGGGGATGCCGAGCTTGTCCTGGCAGTAGAGCACCTGCACCGCGAACGCCTCGTTGAGCTCCCACAGGCCGATGTCGTCCATCTTGAGACCGAAGCGGTCGAGCAGCTTGGGGATCGCGAAGACCGGGCCGATGCCCATTTCGTCGGGCTTGGTGCCCGCCACCGCCATGCCGACGTAGCGGCCGAGCGGCTGGAGCCCGCGCTGCTCCGCCAGCTTTTCCTCCATCAGCACGGAAGCGGCGGCGCCGTCCGACAGCTGCGAGGCGTTGCCGGCGGTGACCGAGCCGTCGGGCAGCACCGGCTGCAGCGCCTTCAGCCCCTCGAGCGTGGTGTCGGGGCGATTGCCCTCGTCCTTGGCGAGGGTGACCTCCTTCTGCGTGACCTCCTTGGTCTCCTTGTTGACCACGTTCATCGTCGCGGTGACGGGCACGATCTCGTCGTCGAACTTGCCGGCGGCCTGGCCGGCGGCGGTGCGCTGCTGCGACTGGAGGGCATATTCGTCGCAGCGCTCGCGGCTGATGTTGTAGCGCTTCTGCACCACCTCGGCGGTCTGCAGCATCGGCATGTAGATGTCGCCGTGCATCGCCAAGAGCTCGCGGTCGGGGCCGACGCGCATCTCCGGCGTCTGGACGAGCGAGATCGACTCGACGCCGCCGCCGATCGCCACGTCCATGTTGTCGACCATGATCTCCTTGGCCGCGGTGGCGATCGCCATCAGGCCGGAGGCGCACTGGCGGTCGACCGACATGCCGGCGACGCTGACCGGCAGCCCGGCGCGCAGCAGCGAGGTGCGGGCGATGTTGCCGGCCTGCACGCCCTGCTGGAGCGCGGCGCCGAATACGACGTCCTGCACCTCGGCCGGGTCGATCCTGGCGCGCTCGACCGCGGCCTTGATCGCGTGGCTGGCGAGGGTGGGCGAGGGCAGGGCGTTGAAGGCGCCGCGATAGGCACGGCCGATCGGGGTGCGGGCGGTGGAGACGATGACGGCGGAGCGCATTGGGCTATCCTCTCGGGCTTAGACGAAAATCTGGCTGATCCATTCGGCGACCATCGCGGGCTTGTCCTCGCCCTCGATCTCGACGGTGAACTCGTTGACCTGCTGCCACTGGCCGGGGCGCTTCTCGCTGAACTCGAGGAGCTTGAAGCGGCCGCGCACGCGCTTGCCCGAGCGGACCGGCGTCAGGAAACGGACCTTGTTGCCGCCGTAGTTGACCGCCATCCGGATGCCCTCGATCTCAGGCTGTTCGGCCTTGGAGGCGAGCAGCGGCATCAGCGACAGCGTGAGGAAGCCGTGCGCGATGGTGCCGCCGAACGGCGTCAGCTTCGCCATCTCCGGATTGACGTGGATGAACTGGTGGTCGCCGGTCGCGTCGGCGAACTTGTCGATCATCTCCTGCGAGACCTCGATCCAGTCGGAGACGACCTCGTGCCCGATCTGCTGGGCCCGTTCCTGGACGGTGATTGTCGACACGGCATTCCTCTCTGGGACGTCATTGTTACGGGATGACGGATTTCTCTCAGCACGCTTGCGGCCCCGTCGCAAGGCCTAGCCGAACCGGAATTACGAAACGCGGGAGGACGTAGCGTAAAGGAGCGGACTCGAACTTCTAAACTCGTCAGCAGAGCGCATGAGCCATCGCCGAATCGCTCGTGAAGATCAGACGGTTCCTCCGTCGTTGGTGGCCGCGCGGGCGGGGGGCTGCCTCTCCGGATAGGGCATGATCAGCCGGCCGTCGGGCGCGGCGGTGTAGGTGGTCTGGGTGGGGAAGGGGATGGTGATCCCCTCGTCGGCGAACCTACGCAGGATCGCGACGATCACCTTGTCGCGCGTCGCGTGCGCCAGCGGCCAGTTGTCGCCGGGAATGTCGAACTCGAGCACGAAGTCGATTGAGCTCGGGCTGAATGTCTCGAAGCTTGCGCGGGCGACGGTCGCCTTCTCCGCCTCGACGATAGAGGTCAGCATCGCCGGCAGGGCGGCGAGCGTCTCGGGCGGTGTCTCGTAGGCGACGCCGATCGGCAGCCGGATCCGGACATGGTCGCGGTTCGATGTGTTCTGGATTTCCTTGTCGAGCAGGTTCTTGTTGGCGATCACGCGCTCCTCGCCGGTGAAGGCGCGGATGCGGGTCGACTTGAGGCCGATCGCCATGATCACGCCGGTGGTATTGTCGTACTGGACCTTGTCGCCGACGCGGAACGGCCGGTCGAAGATGATTGCGAGCGCGGCGAACAGGTCCGCAAAGATGCCCTGCGCGGCGAGGCCGATCGCGATGCCGCCGACGCCGAGGCCGGCGACGAGGCCGGTGATGTTCACGCCGAGGTTGTCGAGCACCACGATCAGCGCGATCGCGAACAGCGCGAAGGTGACGAGCAGGCGGATGAGGCCGAACGCGCTGCCGAGCGTCGCGTGCTCGTCGGCGCGGCTGCGGTTCTCGATCGTGCCGAGGATCAGCTCGCGCGCCCAGATCGCCGCCTGGAACACCGCGGCGACGGTGAACAGGAAGGTGATCGTCGAGGAGACGACCGGCGGCGCCGCGGCATAGCCCGCCACCAGCCGGGCCGCGAGCATCACCATGAAGAAATTGCCGGTGCGCGCGATCGCCCGGCCGATGACACCGCCCCAACCGTCGGCGAGCCCCGGACGCCGGCACAGCTTCATGCCGATGCCGCGCGCCGCGTGGAGCAGCGCGACGATCGCGGCGGCGATGCCGACCGCGATCAGGATCTGCAGCCAGTGCGTCTGGAGCCAGGCGAGGCTGTCGGTGAACAGGGCGTCGGCGTGCGCCTGCACCTCCTCGGCGGTGATCGGGTCCTTGACGGTCGCGGCCGCGTTGGCGGCGGTCGTGTTGCTCATCGATGGCTCCTCAGGCGGCAGCGCGCTTGTGGACGGTCGGGACGCCCTTTTCCAGCAGGGCGATGAGGCCGCGCTCGTAGCGGCTCAGATATCTGGCGGAGCGCGGCAGCGGCTGGGCCCTGAGTGCCGCCTGGCCGCCCGACTTGACGAGCTCGATCAGCAGCGGGTGGACATAGCTCCTGCGCGCGATCGCCGGCGTGTTGCCGAGCGTCTCGGTGACCGGCTCGAGCATCGTGTTGAGACCGATGTCCTTCTCCGCCTCCACCAACGCGGTGAAGGCGATCACACTCGCGCCCCAGGTGCGGAAATGCTTGGCCGTGAAGTCTTCGCCCATCGCCTCGCGGATATAGTCGTTGACGTCGCCTGACGTCACGCCATGCGCTTCGCCCGCGTCGTCGAGCCAGGCGAAGAGGTGCTGGTCGGGCAGGTCCTGACAGCGCTTGACGAAGCGGGCGAGGCTGCGGTCGGTGACGGTGAGCTGGCGCAGCTTGCCCGACTTGGCGCGGAACTGGAGGCGGAGCGTCTCGCCCTTCACCTTGCCGTGGCGCTTGCGCAGCGTGGTGGCGCCGAAGCTCTTGTTCGCTTTGGCATAGCCTTCGTTGCCGACGCGGAGCTGGCCGAGGTCGAGCAGCCGCACCACCGCCGCGACGGCCTTGTCCTTGCTGAGACCGGGGCGGCGGAGGTCCGCCTGCACCCTTGCGCGCAGCTTGGGCAGCTTGCGCCCGAAAAGGGCGCAGGCCTCGTACTTCTCCGCCTCCTGCGCTTCCCGAAAGTCGGGATGATAGCGATATTGCTTGCGGCCCTTCTCGTCGCGGCCGACCGCCTGGATGTGGCCGTTGGGCTTCGGGTTGAACCAGGCGTCGGTATAGGCCGGCGGCAGGCCGATCGCGTTCAGCCGGTCGATCTCGTCGCGGTCGGTGATGCGGTTGCCGTCTGCATCCCAATAGCCCCAGCCGTGACGGACCTTGCGGCGTGTGATCCCGGGTATGCTGTCGTCGCTGTAGATCAGTCGTGCCGCCATCGGGTCCGACCAATGCCCGGGCGGTCGATGGGTTCCGGAACCAGGCGCGGCGTATCGATTCGGGACGTCCTAACCCACCGATAACGCATTGGCCTTAGGACGGCGGCGCGCGACAATCCCTGTCTCGCGTCGTTTGGGATTTTCGTGAATGCGCCTGCCGCTCCTGCTCGCTTCCGTTGTCGTGCTCGCCGCGCCGGCCATGTCGCAAGACAACCGCGCGCCGTTCACCGTCGCCGAGACCGGCCGCTCCTTCCGCAGCTTCGACGAGGCGCTGGCGTCGCTCCAGGGCGGCGACGGTACGATCCGGATCGCGCCGGGCACTTATCACGAGTGCGTCGTCCAGGATTCGGGCAACGTCGCCTATGTCGCCGAGGTGCCGGGCAAGGTGATCTTCGAGCGCGCGATCTGCGAGGGCAAGGCGACGCTGGTCCTGCGCGGGGCGAGCGCGCGGGTCGACGGCATCGTCTTCATGCACACCTTCGTCAACGACGGGAACGGCGCCGGCATCCGTATCGAGAAGGGCAACCTCAACGTCGCCAACGCGATGTTCATCGACGGCCAGTGCGGCATCCTGTCGGCGAGCGATCCGGCGAGCACGATCATCATCGACCGCTCGACCTTCGCCGGGCTCGGCAAGGACCCGACCGGCAACGGCGCGCACGCGGTCTATGTCGGCGAATATGGCGCGCTGAAGGTCACCCGCTCGCGCTTCGAACGCGGCACCGGCGGCCATTACCTCAAGAGCCGCGCGCCCAGAATCGAGGTGCTCGATTCGAGCTTCGACGACAGCCGGGGACAGGCCACCAACTACATGATCGACCTCTCCAACGGTGCCTCGGGGCGGATCGCGGGCAACAGCTTCGTGGTCGGGCCGAACAAGGAGAATTATTCGACGATGATCACCGTCGCGCCGGAGGGGATCAAGAACTCGTCGGCCGGGCTGGTGGTCGAGAACAACCGCGCCTGGCTGGCCGAGGGGTTCAAGTGGAAGACGACCCTCGTCGGCAACTGGTCGGGTGACAAGGTGACGGTGCGGAACAACCAGCTCGCCGACCGGATCGCGCCGGAGGGTTCGCGCTACTTCTAACGGCTTCAGCCAGCCAAGCGCGAGCCGAGGTGAGCGGCGAGATATTCGAGATTGGCGATCCGCCGCCACAAGCCGCTGTCGGTGATCCGGTCCATGCGGAAGTAGCGGCGCATCGCGGGGAAGGTGGGGTCGATCACTCGGCCCATGTAATCGGCGCCGAGCAGGCCGCCATGCTCGTCGGAGAGCGGGCGCAGGCGGCGGTGGATCGCGTAGCTGCGCTGGCGCAGCCAGATCGGGCGGACACGCGAGGACCATTCGTCGAAACGGTGCCGCAGGCTCGGCGGGCCGGCGAAGTCGTGGCCATAGGCGGACATGTGCCGCGCCAGGGTCGGATCGATCGCGTGGAGCAGCATCGCCTCGAACCGGCCGGCGTGCTTTAGCGCGAGCGGCAGCGTCATAGCCTCGGCGACCACCTGATGGTCGAGGAACGGCATGAGATAGGGGCTGAGACGCGCCTCCAGGCTGATCTCGCGCCCGAACAGCGCACGGCAGCGTACCCGGGGGTAGATGTGCTCGACGAGGCCGCGGGAAAGGCGATCGTCCTGGGTTCCGGCCGCGTCCGCGATTTTGCCGGCAATGCGGCGGAGGAACTCGGCCTGGTCGAACCGCTCGGTCGCGTCCTCGCGGGTGAAGCGGGCGTAGAAGGTGCGCGCGACCGCGGCCGCGCTGATCGGCCGGTCGGGAAGGTAGAAGAAGTTGCGGTAGATCTCCCCGCAGCCGCCCGATGCCGCGAGCCCGCCGCCGGCGTGACGGGCCTGCTGCGCCGCATGGTTGCCGCCGTTGTCGAAGATGTTGCCGTAGGTCGGCAGCCCGTCGAAGGCGTGGAAGTTGCGCTCGACCTGCTCGGCGAAAGCGTCGGGCGCAAGCGGCTCGGCGGCCTTGTTGATCCATTCGACGTGGAAGCCCTCGGCGGCGCCGATCGCCTTGGCGATGGTGACGTCGGCATCGCCGGGCGGACCGTAGACGTAGATGTCGGGCTGCGACCCCGCTGCTCGCAGCGCCCCCAGGAGCAGGCGCGAATCGAGGCCGCCCGAGAGGGGGCAATGCACGCCGTTCCCGAACTGGCGGACATGGGCGCCGACGATCGCCTCCAGCCGGGCGCGGTGGCGCTCCAGCCGCTCGCCGATCGGCATCGGCGCGATGCCGGGGAGCGGCTTGGTAGCGGAATGGGCGACCGTGCCGTGCTCGGTCAGCTCCAGGATCGTGCCGGGGCCGAGAGTCTTCAGCTCGGCGAACACCGTATCGTCGCCGATCGGCATGACGTTGAAGGCGAGCTCGTACACGCCCTGCGCGTCGAAGCTGACGCCGGGCAGCGCCTTGGCAGCCGCCAGGAGGGAGGTGGAGAACAGCCGGCGATCGGCGTCGTGGAAGAGCTGGAAGGCGGCGAAATAGTCGGCGAACAGGAAGGTGCGGCCGGCGCTGCGCACCAGAGCCACGAACTGGCCGCCGATCCGCGACCAGTCGAGCGCCGGCAGGGCCATCGTGCGCAACCGTTCCAGTGCCGGCCGGCCCATCAGCCCGTCGACGATGATCGTACCGGCCACCGCGACGCAATCCTCGCCTTCCGTCAGCAGGCATTCCGGCCCGCCGATCGCATAGGGCCAGTGCAGCAGCTCCCAGCCGGGCAGCGCGACCGCGCTCGGCGCGTCGAAGCCGTGGCGAGCATATTGCGCCCGCGCTTC
Coding sequences within it:
- a CDS encoding metallophosphoesterase family protein, producing MIRLFHVSDVHFGSEDRTALAWFDALVRDEVPDAVIMTGDLTMRARSREFTAAAKWLESLGRPVTVEVGNHDLPYFNLFARFFTPYGRYLALERMIERPLDIHGVSVVPLRTTARFQWRLNWSKGHVSARELQKALALVEAVPAGSVVLLACHHPLIEGGTLANARTRGGRRALAALATAGIDAVLSGHVHDPFDIPHQVGGRTVRLIGAGTLSSRTRASRPSFNEVRIDGREIEVIARVMDGPDVELTAETAVT
- the rpsI gene encoding 30S ribosomal protein S9; translated protein: MSDNRQSLADLGAIAAGQEPAAAPATAGEVAVAPVQTQPTTPLRQQELDKFGRAYATGRRKDAVARVWLKPGTGKITINGRDQEVYFARPTLRLVINQVFGVAGREGQYDVVATVKGGGLSGQAGAVKHGIAQAITRYEPALRSPVKAAGFLTRDSRTVERKKYGKAKARRSFQFSKR
- the rplM gene encoding 50S ribosomal protein L13 → MKALMKTTKSAKPHEVEKKWHLIDADGLVVGRAAVIIANLLRGKHKTSFTPHVDCGDNVIVINADKVKFTGRKLTQKLYYKHTGYPGGLKEVRADKILEGKFPERILEKAVERMIPRGPLGRQQMRNLRIFRGAEHPHAAQNPEVLDVAALNRKNKVGA
- the cutA gene encoding divalent-cation tolerance protein CutA, with amino-acid sequence MSDIALVLATFADRGEAETIGTAMVEEELAACVNIAAPCTSIYRWHGKVERAEEVQALFKTTIAVAPRLVARIAERHSYDLPAIEIVPAAAGEALAAWIAASTR
- a CDS encoding COX15/CtaA family protein encodes the protein MLRPPLDPPTARPMALVHWLYVVAALIVAMVVVGGITRLTESGLSITEWKPISGVIPPLNDAQWQAEFANYQRIPEYQQLNRGMTLAQFKGIFFWEYLHRLLGRMIGLAFALPLLWFWIRKQIPRGYGWRLTALLALGGLQGAIGWWMVTSGLSVRTDVSHIRLAIHLLTALVILSGIVWTALDLRALVRTSVDKPARLTVVGAIVLVLLFVQLGYGALMAGLDAGLAASDWPLMNGRLFPSETLAGRSVLDAAVNDPFLVHFIHRWWAWIAFAGLVVLARKARAAGDRRASIAIHSAVGLQILLGIATVMSGVPIWLAALHQLVGTLLLIATVWGAHAAGRR
- a CDS encoding VOC family protein, encoding MIDHLELYTRKPVETVAFYARALAPLGYTLQVDGPSKGFGDGTTLDLFIAEGDPVSHVHFALAVPDRTTVDRVYAEAEAAGLTLDRAPALAPHIHPNYYAGYLRDPDGRLVEFVCQRPEPAT
- a CDS encoding Lrp/AsnC family transcriptional regulator: MTIPLDDADLTILRLFQEDSATPIRALAEAAELSVPSVQRRLRRLREAGVIEREIGVLAPAALGMAMTFVVLVELERERLDQLDAFRRRALRDPNVQQCYYITGEADFVLICLARDMAEFEALTQRLFFADENVRRFRTSVVLSRTKVGLSLPIGE
- a CDS encoding acetyl-CoA C-acyltransferase, which gives rise to MRSAVIVSTARTPIGRAYRGAFNALPSPTLASHAIKAAVERARIDPAEVQDVVFGAALQQGVQAGNIARTSLLRAGLPVSVAGMSVDRQCASGLMAIATAAKEIMVDNMDVAIGGGVESISLVQTPEMRVGPDRELLAMHGDIYMPMLQTAEVVQKRYNISRERCDEYALQSQQRTAAGQAAGKFDDEIVPVTATMNVVNKETKEVTQKEVTLAKDEGNRPDTTLEGLKALQPVLPDGSVTAGNASQLSDGAAASVLMEEKLAEQRGLQPLGRYVGMAVAGTKPDEMGIGPVFAIPKLLDRFGLKMDDIGLWELNEAFAVQVLYCQDKLGIPNELLNVNGGSISIGHPYGMTGARCTGHALIEGKRRGAKYVVVTMCIGGGMGAAGLFEVL
- a CDS encoding MaoC family dehydratase; protein product: MSTITVQERAQQIGHEVVSDWIEVSQEMIDKFADATGDHQFIHVNPEMAKLTPFGGTIAHGFLTLSLMPLLASKAEQPEIEGIRMAVNYGGNKVRFLTPVRSGKRVRGRFKLLEFSEKRPGQWQQVNEFTVEIEGEDKPAMVAEWISQIFV
- a CDS encoding mechanosensitive ion channel family protein, which produces MSNTTAANAAATVKDPITAEEVQAHADALFTDSLAWLQTHWLQILIAVGIAAAIVALLHAARGIGMKLCRRPGLADGWGGVIGRAIARTGNFFMVMLAARLVAGYAAAPPVVSSTITFLFTVAAVFQAAIWARELILGTIENRSRADEHATLGSAFGLIRLLVTFALFAIALIVVLDNLGVNITGLVAGLGVGGIAIGLAAQGIFADLFAALAIIFDRPFRVGDKVQYDNTTGVIMAIGLKSTRIRAFTGEERVIANKNLLDKEIQNTSNRDHVRIRLPIGVAYETPPETLAALPAMLTSIVEAEKATVARASFETFSPSSIDFVLEFDIPGDNWPLAHATRDKVIVAILRRFADEGITIPFPTQTTYTAAPDGRLIMPYPERQPPARAATNDGGTV
- a CDS encoding DNA topoisomerase IB, whose translation is MAARLIYSDDSIPGITRRKVRHGWGYWDADGNRITDRDEIDRLNAIGLPPAYTDAWFNPKPNGHIQAVGRDEKGRKQYRYHPDFREAQEAEKYEACALFGRKLPKLRARVQADLRRPGLSKDKAVAAVVRLLDLGQLRVGNEGYAKANKSFGATTLRKRHGKVKGETLRLQFRAKSGKLRQLTVTDRSLARFVKRCQDLPDQHLFAWLDDAGEAHGVTSGDVNDYIREAMGEDFTAKHFRTWGASVIAFTALVEAEKDIGLNTMLEPVTETLGNTPAIARRSYVHPLLIELVKSGGQAALRAQPLPRSARYLSRYERGLIALLEKGVPTVHKRAAA
- a CDS encoding right-handed parallel beta-helix repeat-containing protein, which encodes MRLPLLLASVVVLAAPAMSQDNRAPFTVAETGRSFRSFDEALASLQGGDGTIRIAPGTYHECVVQDSGNVAYVAEVPGKVIFERAICEGKATLVLRGASARVDGIVFMHTFVNDGNGAGIRIEKGNLNVANAMFIDGQCGILSASDPASTIIIDRSTFAGLGKDPTGNGAHAVYVGEYGALKVTRSRFERGTGGHYLKSRAPRIEVLDSSFDDSRGQATNYMIDLSNGASGRIAGNSFVVGPNKENYSTMITVAPEGIKNSSAGLVVENNRAWLAEGFKWKTTLVGNWSGDKVTVRNNQLADRIAPEGSRYF